In Vibrio atlanticus, the following proteins share a genomic window:
- the mreC gene encoding rod shape-determining protein MreC, producing MKPIFGRGPSLQLRLFFAVTLSASLMLADSRLDAFSNVRYLLNSMVAPIQYAANLPRTMFDGVYDRFSTRKGLIESNHNIKREVLRLKSELILLEQYQEENKRLRKLLGSPFIRDEKKVVTEVMAVDTSPYRHQVVIDKGQIDGVYEGQPVINEKGIVGQVTFVAAHNSRVLLLTDANNAIPVQVIRNDIRVIASGNGMIDEIQLEHIPTSTDIQEEDLLVTSGLGGVYPEGYPVAYVTAVDYDPKREFAVIKAEPVVEFDKLRYLLLVWPDENKQMQAEQSSIEQALLEGENGQ from the coding sequence ATGAAGCCAATTTTTGGTAGAGGTCCCTCTCTACAATTGCGCCTGTTTTTTGCTGTAACATTATCAGCCAGCCTTATGCTGGCTGATAGTCGTTTAGATGCATTCTCAAATGTCCGCTATCTATTAAACAGCATGGTTGCGCCAATTCAGTATGCCGCTAATTTGCCTCGCACCATGTTTGATGGCGTATACGACCGTTTTAGTACTCGCAAAGGGCTAATTGAATCCAACCATAATATTAAACGAGAAGTCTTGCGATTGAAGAGCGAGTTGATTCTGCTTGAGCAATATCAAGAAGAAAACAAGCGCCTTCGTAAGCTGTTAGGCTCTCCGTTTATCCGTGATGAGAAGAAGGTCGTCACAGAGGTTATGGCGGTGGATACTTCACCATATCGACATCAAGTGGTGATCGATAAAGGTCAGATTGATGGGGTGTATGAAGGTCAGCCTGTGATTAACGAAAAAGGCATTGTTGGCCAAGTCACTTTCGTTGCTGCTCATAATAGTCGTGTTTTACTACTGACAGATGCAAATAACGCAATTCCTGTTCAGGTTATTCGTAACGATATACGTGTTATTGCTTCTGGTAATGGCATGATTGATGAGATCCAGTTAGAGCACATTCCAACCAGTACTGACATACAAGAAGAAGATCTGCTGGTGACATCTGGACTTGGTGGTGTATATCCAGAGGGTTACCCAGTCGCTTATGTGACTGCTGTTGATTATGACCCGAAGCGTGAGTTCGCCGTTATCAAAGCAGAACCTGTAGTTGAGTTTGATAAGCTCAGATACTTGTTGCTTGTGTGGCCTGATGAAAATAAACAGATGCAAGCAGAACAATCCAGTATTGAACAAGCATTGTTAGAAGGTGAAAATGGCCAATAG
- the rng gene encoding ribonuclease G yields the protein MSAELLLNVTPSETRVAMIEGGALQEIHVERDARRGIVGNIYKGRVSRVLPGMQAAFVDIGLDKAAFLHASDIVPHTECVAENEKKQFQVRDISELVRQGQDIVVQVVKDPLGTKGARLTTDITLPSRYLVFMPGASHVGVSQRIDSESERNRLKKVVSRYCDEHGGFIIRTAAEGADSNELAQDAAFLKRLWLKVLERRGKHKARTRLYGELCLSQRILRDFVGTELSKIQVDSRLEYENLKEFTSEYVPELTDKLELYEGDKPIFDMYDTENEIQRSLDRKVELKSGGYLIIDQTEAMTTVDINTGAFVGRRNLEETIFNTNVEATQAIARQLRLRNLGGIIIIDFIDMLSEEHRKRVLTSLEAALDKDRVKTNINGFTQLGLVEMTRKRTRESIEHILCSSCPACEGRGSVKTVETVCYEILREITRVNRAYDADKFVVYAAAAVAEALEGEESHALAELEVFIGKQVKIQAEPLYIQEQFDVVMM from the coding sequence ATGAGTGCTGAATTGTTGCTGAACGTGACCCCGAGTGAGACTCGTGTGGCCATGATTGAAGGGGGAGCTCTTCAAGAGATCCATGTCGAACGAGATGCTCGACGCGGGATCGTAGGAAATATCTACAAAGGACGTGTAAGCCGTGTTTTGCCTGGAATGCAGGCGGCATTTGTGGATATTGGCCTTGATAAAGCAGCTTTTTTGCACGCCTCTGATATTGTCCCCCACACTGAATGTGTTGCTGAGAATGAAAAGAAGCAATTTCAGGTTCGTGATATTTCAGAGCTTGTTCGCCAAGGGCAAGATATTGTCGTTCAAGTGGTCAAAGATCCTCTTGGTACCAAAGGTGCTCGTCTAACCACTGACATTACTTTACCATCTCGTTATCTGGTGTTCATGCCGGGCGCAAGCCACGTTGGTGTTTCTCAGAGAATTGATAGTGAGTCAGAACGCAACCGCCTTAAGAAAGTTGTGTCTCGTTACTGCGACGAGCACGGTGGCTTCATCATCCGTACGGCAGCAGAAGGCGCAGATTCAAATGAGTTGGCGCAAGATGCCGCATTCTTGAAGCGATTATGGCTAAAGGTGTTAGAACGTCGTGGTAAGCACAAAGCTCGTACTCGCTTGTATGGTGAGTTGTGCTTAAGCCAACGTATCTTACGTGATTTTGTCGGTACTGAGCTGAGCAAGATTCAGGTCGATTCTCGTCTAGAATATGAAAACCTAAAAGAGTTTACTTCTGAATACGTACCTGAGCTAACAGACAAGCTTGAGTTGTATGAAGGTGATAAGCCTATCTTTGATATGTACGATACCGAGAACGAAATTCAACGTTCATTGGATCGCAAAGTCGAATTGAAGTCTGGTGGGTATCTGATTATCGACCAAACAGAAGCGATGACCACTGTTGATATCAATACTGGTGCCTTTGTTGGTCGTCGTAATCTAGAAGAGACGATTTTCAATACTAACGTCGAAGCGACACAAGCTATTGCTCGTCAACTTCGCCTTCGTAATTTAGGCGGCATCATCATTATCGATTTTATTGATATGCTGTCTGAAGAACACCGTAAGCGAGTACTAACTTCTTTAGAAGCTGCATTAGACAAAGACCGTGTGAAAACCAACATTAATGGCTTCACACAGCTTGGTTTAGTTGAGATGACTCGTAAACGTACTCGTGAAAGTATTGAGCATATTCTGTGTTCTAGCTGCCCTGCTTGTGAAGGTCGCGGTAGCGTGAAGACAGTTGAAACCGTTTGTTATGAAATTCTTCGAGAGATCACACGAGTGAATCGCGCGTATGACGCCGATAAGTTTGTTGTTTATGCGGCGGCTGCCGTTGCCGAGGCGTTAGAAGGCGAGGAATCTCATGCGCTTGCTGAGCTTGAAGTGTTTATTGGTAAGCAAGTTAAAATCCAGGCTGAGCCTCTGTACATACAAGAGCAGTTTGATGTTGTTATGATGTAA
- a CDS encoding Maf family protein has translation MEKKHLVLASGSPRRKELLSQLGYEFSVLVTDVEECKHAQETAEEYVKRLSLDKALAALSLLKDNPSEKQHVVPSSDNVDLGSGAISLDYETVVLGSDTVVVSQGQVLEKPIDLADSKRMLTQLANDRHQVMTAVSVVSEEKQKTEIIITDVWFKPLSEKEIEQYWQTGEPCDKAGSYGIQGLGGRFVTRIEGSYYAVVGLPLFETDQLLQEFL, from the coding sequence ATGGAAAAGAAACATTTAGTTTTGGCATCCGGCTCTCCACGCCGTAAAGAATTGCTATCTCAACTCGGTTATGAGTTTTCTGTCCTTGTAACTGATGTCGAAGAGTGTAAACACGCTCAAGAAACCGCCGAAGAGTACGTTAAGCGACTATCTTTAGATAAAGCCTTAGCTGCGTTGTCTTTATTGAAAGATAACCCTTCTGAAAAACAGCATGTCGTTCCTAGTTCTGATAATGTAGATCTTGGTTCTGGTGCTATTTCTCTTGATTATGAAACAGTGGTTCTGGGCTCTGACACAGTCGTCGTAAGCCAAGGGCAAGTGCTCGAGAAGCCAATAGACCTTGCTGACTCTAAGCGTATGCTTACTCAGTTAGCGAATGATCGTCACCAAGTGATGACGGCAGTTTCTGTTGTATCGGAAGAAAAACAAAAGACAGAAATCATTATTACCGACGTATGGTTTAAACCCCTCAGTGAAAAAGAAATAGAACAATACTGGCAAACAGGGGAGCCATGCGATAAAGCTGGTAGCTATGGGATCCAAGGTTTGGGCGGACGCTTTGTTACCCGAATCGAAGGTAGTTATTACGCCGTTGTCGGCTTACCTTTATTTGAAACGGACCAGCTACTGCAAGAATTCTTATAA
- the mreD gene encoding rod shape-determining protein MreD: MANSVLRSKVVIGCSFLIALILQTIPWPGSLDLFRPSWLLLVTCYWVLALPYRVNVGSALVLGLLWDLLIGSTLGIRGMMMAIVMYIIAMNFLVIRNMALWQQAIIIAALTVLFEVLIFFGEYLIQDVVFNPLSLWSALINCILWPWMFLLMRRVRRHWHVR, from the coding sequence ATGGCCAATAGCGTTTTAAGAAGCAAAGTAGTAATTGGCTGCTCATTTTTGATAGCACTTATTCTACAAACGATCCCTTGGCCGGGTAGTTTAGACCTATTCAGGCCATCTTGGTTATTACTGGTTACCTGCTATTGGGTTTTAGCGTTACCTTACAGAGTTAACGTTGGTAGTGCTCTAGTGCTGGGCTTATTGTGGGACCTTTTGATCGGTTCGACTCTCGGTATTAGAGGCATGATGATGGCAATAGTAATGTACATTATTGCAATGAACTTCCTCGTGATTCGAAATATGGCGCTATGGCAGCAAGCGATAATCATTGCAGCTTTAACAGTGTTGTTTGAGGTGCTGATATTCTTTGGTGAATATTTGATCCAAGATGTCGTTTTCAATCCGTTATCGCTATGGAGCGCATTGATAAACTGTATACTTTGGCCTTGGATGTTTTTATTAATGAGACGTGTACGTCGCCATTGGCATGTAAGGTAG